A region from the bacterium genome encodes:
- a CDS encoding DapH/DapD/GlmU-related protein, translating to MVELIIGKNCKIDSTAILGCLPGRKLSSYKLKIGANAIIRSGNVIYAGTEIGNNFETGHNVVVREDNIIGDNFKIWNNSTVDYGCKIGNHVKIHSNVYVAQYTIIEDYVFLSPGVMIANDLHPICGKCMKGPTIKRGTRVGVNATLFPHITIGENSLIGAGSVVTADIPPNSVAYGVPAEVRGSIYDLKCKMGFKKFCYKNPKIRCH from the coding sequence ATGGTAGAATTGATAATTGGCAAGAATTGCAAAATTGACTCAACGGCTATATTAGGGTGTTTACCGGGTAGGAAGCTGTCTTCTTATAAACTTAAGATAGGTGCTAATGCTATTATACGCTCCGGAAATGTTATTTATGCTGGTACTGAAATTGGGAATAATTTTGAAACTGGTCATAATGTGGTAGTGAGAGAAGACAATATTATTGGCGACAATTTCAAGATTTGGAATAATTCAACAGTTGACTATGGGTGCAAGATAGGTAATCATGTTAAAATACACAGCAATGTCTATGTAGCACAGTATACAATAATTGAAGACTATGTTTTCTTGTCTCCAGGTGTGATGATAGCAAATGATTTACATCCCATATGTGGAAAGTGTATGAAAGGACCAACAATAAAGAGGGGGACAAGAGTTGGTGTAAATGCAACATTATTTCCTCATATCACAATAGGTGAGAATTCATTAATAGGGGCGGGTAGTGTAGTTACTGCAGATATACCACCTAATTCTGTTGCTTATGGAGTTCCTGCTGAAGTGAGGGGTTCAATTTATGATTTAAAATGTAAAATGGGATTCAAAAAATTTTGCTACAAGAATCCAAAAATTCGCTGTCATTAG
- a CDS encoding glycosyltransferase family 1 protein: protein MKIVLINDQPLYSGMGKYALKLYEGFKKTLPQKNHNIDFLFLDYNKRELQKEDGYPINKTYKIPIFDNKPYFWYRMSKKIPTNYDIFHFANQNLSFLIRVIKSRANKLTVPRYVVTCHDIAPLLMPSNLLEPHFRRYLYSGLKISQKIIVDSESTKNYLVKIFGIPANKIKVIYLGVDSDTFKPYEKSAVRKKLNLQFGLPLDKKLILNVGTEGRRKNISNLLVAFSLLNKKMPNTLLVRVGKKSWHTDRLIHKLKLTDKIKYFDAIPETELPIFYSAADLFVIPSYYEGFGLPALEAMSCDLPVVSSNTSSLPEVVGNAAITVNPKSPIELMNAMQRVLTNNRLYKELREKGIERTHKFSWAKTAAETVELYKKLLF from the coding sequence ATGAAGATAGTGCTTATAAATGACCAGCCACTTTACTCTGGCATGGGTAAGTATGCACTGAAATTATATGAGGGGTTTAAAAAGACTTTACCTCAAAAAAACCATAATATAGATTTCCTATTTTTAGATTATAATAAAAGAGAGTTACAAAAAGAGGATGGCTACCCAATAAACAAGACTTACAAAATCCCCATTTTTGACAATAAACCATATTTTTGGTATAGAATGAGTAAAAAAATTCCTACAAATTATGATATATTTCACTTTGCGAATCAAAATCTATCTTTTCTTATTCGTGTGATTAAGTCGCGAGCTAATAAGCTGACAGTCCCTCGTTATGTAGTAACTTGTCACGATATTGCCCCACTTCTTATGCCATCTAATTTATTGGAGCCACATTTTCGTAGGTATTTATATTCAGGTCTCAAAATAAGCCAAAAAATAATTGTAGATTCGGAGTCTACTAAAAACTATCTTGTAAAAATTTTTGGCATTCCTGCTAATAAGATAAAAGTGATTTATTTAGGAGTAGATTCTGATACATTTAAGCCTTATGAAAAATCAGCTGTAAGAAAAAAGCTTAACTTACAGTTTGGCTTACCTTTGGACAAAAAGTTAATTTTGAATGTAGGAACAGAAGGGAGGCGAAAAAACATATCTAATTTACTTGTTGCTTTTTCTCTTTTGAATAAAAAAATGCCCAACACTTTACTTGTAAGGGTAGGTAAAAAGAGTTGGCACACAGATAGGCTTATACACAAATTAAAATTAACAGATAAAATCAAATATTTTGATGCTATACCTGAGACCGAACTTCCCATCTTTTACAGTGCAGCAGACTTATTTGTGATTCCTTCATATTATGAAGGATTTGGCTTACCTGCATTAGAAGCAATGAGTTGCGATTTACCTGTGGTGAGTTCAAACACGAGTTCACTACCTGAGGTTGTAGGTAATGCAGCAATTACAGTTAATCCCAAATCTCCAATTGAGTTGATGAATGCAATGCAGCGTGTTTTAACAAATAATAGGCTATATAAAGAATTACGTGAAAAAGGGATTGAGAGGACACATAAATTCAGTTGGGCAAAGACTGCAGCAGAAACTGTGGAGTTATACAAGAAGCTTCTATTCTGA
- a CDS encoding glycosyltransferase family 4 protein: protein MKVLYIVTAFPRYEGDVITPWLVESILKLKTCGLNIDVFTSSYKGLGNQRIYGIDVIRFRYFFKRWEKLTHEETTPDRLKRGMFYKILVIFYLIGGISGIIKLCRASKYDMIHVHWPLPHAIFGYIGKKLCNASIVSSFYGVELKWVKKKLPILTPFLKWAVKSSDTVTAISTYTANLINELIPTKVIIIPFGAAIASSQKIEDRGQRTEDRKQKPENNILFVGRLVERKGVKYLIEAFDMVSKKIDSTLTIVGEGSEREKLEKLVDEKGLKEKVIFTGKISEHKLKEYYLNCDVFVLPACTDSKGDTEGLGVVLIEAMSYKKPVVASQVGGIVDIVKDGETGLLVPEKDATKLAAAIYEVLNNKALANKFGEAGHKFIKTNFSWEKIIDRLVKTYNETS, encoded by the coding sequence ATGAAAGTTTTATATATAGTGACTGCCTTTCCAAGATATGAAGGCGATGTTATAACACCGTGGCTTGTTGAGAGTATATTAAAACTTAAGACTTGCGGTCTAAATATTGATGTGTTTACATCATCTTACAAAGGATTAGGTAATCAAAGAATTTATGGCATTGATGTAATAAGGTTTAGATATTTCTTTAAAAGGTGGGAAAAATTAACTCATGAGGAGACTACACCTGATAGATTAAAAAGGGGTATGTTTTATAAAATACTTGTTATATTTTATTTAATTGGCGGTATATCTGGGATAATCAAGTTGTGCAGGGCATCAAAATATGATATGATTCATGTACATTGGCCACTTCCACATGCAATATTTGGGTATATTGGTAAAAAGTTATGCAACGCTAGTATAGTGTCTTCTTTTTATGGTGTAGAGTTAAAATGGGTTAAGAAAAAGTTACCAATTTTAACCCCTTTTCTTAAATGGGCGGTTAAAAGTTCAGATACTGTAACAGCAATTTCTACATATACAGCAAACTTGATAAATGAGCTTATTCCTACCAAAGTAATAATAATTCCATTTGGAGCTGCAATTGCAAGCAGTCAGAAAATAGAGGATAGAGGACAGAGGACAGAAGACAGAAAACAGAAGCCAGAAAACAATATTCTATTTGTTGGTAGACTTGTTGAGCGGAAGGGAGTAAAATATCTTATTGAAGCTTTTGATATGGTATCTAAGAAAATAGATTCTACACTTACAATTGTGGGAGAAGGCTCAGAGAGGGAGAAGCTTGAAAAGTTAGTGGATGAAAAAGGATTAAAGGAGAAAGTTATCTTTACAGGAAAAATTTCAGAACATAAGCTTAAAGAATATTACTTGAATTGCGATGTATTTGTATTGCCTGCATGTACCGATTCAAAAGGTGATACTGAAGGTTTAGGTGTGGTTTTAATTGAAGCAATGAGTTACAAAAAGCCAGTCGTAGCTTCTCAAGTTGGTGGTATAGTAGATATTGTGAAAGATGGGGAAACAGGACTATTAGTTCCAGAAAAAGATGCTACAAAATTAGCTGCTGCTATTTATGAAGTTCTTAATAACAAAGCTCTGGCAAATAAGTTTGGCGAGGCCGGTCACAAGTTCATTAAAACAAACTTCAGTTGGGAAAAAATTATAGATAGGTTGGTTAAAACATATAATGAAACTTCTTGA
- a CDS encoding GDP-mannose 4,6-dehydratase produces MKKALITGITGQDGSFLAEFLLEKNYEVHGIVRRVAIEDIEHRLWRIRHILDRINLHPASLESYASIFDVVEKVKPDECYHLAAQSFVSYSFEDEFSTINTNVNGTHFILAAIKNRVPNCKFYFAASSEMFGKAEETPQNEKTPFHPRSPYGISKVAGFDLTRNYREAYNLYACSGIFFNHESPRRGFEFVSRKITNAVAEIKLGLTKELRLGNLDAKRDWGYAGDYVRAMWLMLQQNEADDYVIATGKTHSVREFVELAFGYVNLNWQDYVVIDKNLYRPAEVYELRGDFTKAKEKLDWEPTVEFKELVKMMVENDLRRLKEK; encoded by the coding sequence ATGAAGAAGGCACTAATCACAGGGATTACAGGACAGGATGGCTCATTTTTAGCCGAGTTCCTCTTGGAGAAGAATTACGAAGTTCATGGGATTGTGAGGAGGGTAGCCATTGAAGATATTGAGCATAGGCTGTGGCGGATAAGGCATATTCTTGATAGAATAAATTTACATCCTGCTTCTTTAGAGAGCTATGCAAGCATTTTTGATGTGGTTGAAAAAGTGAAACCTGATGAATGTTACCATTTAGCTGCACAAAGTTTTGTTAGTTACTCATTTGAAGACGAGTTTTCTACAATCAACACAAATGTTAATGGAACACATTTTATTTTGGCAGCGATTAAAAATAGGGTTCCAAACTGCAAATTTTATTTTGCTGCTTCTAGCGAAATGTTTGGAAAGGCAGAAGAGACACCTCAAAATGAGAAGACACCTTTCCACCCTCGTTCCCCATATGGAATATCTAAAGTAGCAGGGTTTGACTTAACAAGAAATTATCGCGAGGCATATAACCTTTACGCATGTTCAGGTATCTTTTTTAATCACGAATCACCCAGAAGAGGATTTGAGTTTGTGAGCCGAAAAATTACTAATGCAGTTGCTGAAATTAAATTGGGATTAACTAAAGAATTAAGACTTGGAAATTTAGACGCAAAAAGAGACTGGGGTTATGCTGGTGACTATGTGAGAGCCATGTGGCTTATGCTACAACAGAACGAAGCTGATGACTATGTAATTGCAACAGGTAAAACACATTCAGTTAGGGAGTTTGTAGAGCTGGCTTTTGGATATGTTAACCTTAACTGGCAGGATTATGTGGTGATAGATAAGAACCTATATCGACCTGCAGAAGTTTACGAACTCAGGGGCGATTTTACGAAGGCAAAGGAAAAGCTGGACTGGGAGCCAACAGTTGAGTTTAAAGAGTTAGTTAAGATGATGGTTGAAAATGACCTGAGAAGGCTTAAAGAAAAATGA
- a CDS encoding DUF362 domain-containing protein, producing the protein MSTVCIAKVNGDDIYGATRFCFDKIVSAKLLSGVHKVLLKPNFLNSSPAWLGITTDIRLVASMIKILHECGIKEIVVGESAISGTDDVFEKLGVYRLEKLGAKVVNFDKGKWVKVETNNKIVRHRIVLGKFHLPEEVMESDLVISVAKLKTHSETMVSLSIKNLFGCVPHSDRRIAHRDGLNSALVDIFTYLNAHKKMLYFIDGIYGLEGRLGPVHGRPVKMDLIIGGTDGVAVDSTGVEVMGYKPNKVEHIRLAALITRYSSLSTVYEGVSVKDVKKCFDMPFPFSPVVTQLPVINKKIFRKKPYLRFRGRCIRCGVCVEMCPRDCIRLQNGGPKIDLKRCIGCLCCCESCEQGAMDYTVTYGFIYKMLKNTLEILHSKNA; encoded by the coding sequence ATGTCTACTGTTTGCATTGCTAAGGTTAACGGTGATGATATTTATGGTGCAACCCGTTTTTGCTTTGATAAGATTGTTTCTGCTAAATTACTCTCTGGTGTGCATAAAGTGCTTCTTAAGCCCAATTTCCTTAATTCCAGTCCAGCCTGGCTTGGCATCACTACTGATATTCGGCTCGTTGCAAGTATGATAAAAATTCTTCACGAGTGTGGTATAAAAGAAATTGTAGTAGGTGAAAGTGCTATCAGTGGCACGGATGATGTCTTTGAAAAATTGGGGGTTTACAGACTTGAAAAATTAGGTGCAAAAGTAGTGAATTTTGATAAAGGTAAATGGGTGAAAGTGGAGACAAATAATAAGATAGTGAGACATAGAATAGTATTGGGAAAATTTCATCTCCCTGAGGAAGTGATGGAGAGCGACCTTGTTATTAGTGTAGCAAAGTTGAAGACACATAGTGAGACAATGGTTAGCCTTTCTATCAAGAATCTATTTGGCTGTGTTCCACATAGTGACCGTCGTATTGCGCATAGAGATGGACTAAATAGTGCATTAGTTGATATTTTTACATATTTAAATGCACACAAGAAGATGCTATATTTTATAGATGGCATATATGGTTTGGAAGGTAGACTCGGACCTGTACACGGACGGCCGGTGAAAATGGATTTAATAATTGGAGGAACAGATGGAGTAGCTGTAGATAGCACTGGGGTAGAGGTTATGGGGTACAAACCAAATAAGGTAGAACATATTCGGCTAGCAGCTCTTATTACTCGTTACTCCTCACTTAGTACTGTATATGAGGGTGTAAGTGTTAAAGATGTCAAGAAGTGTTTTGATATGCCATTCCCGTTCTCACCTGTAGTGACACAGCTTCCGGTAATTAACAAAAAGATATTCAGAAAGAAGCCGTATCTACGTTTTAGGGGTAGATGTATTAGGTGTGGTGTGTGTGTAGAGATGTGTCCGCGTGATTGCATTAGGCTTCAAAATGGGGGACCAAAAATAGATTTAAAAAGATGTATAGGTTGTTTATGTTGCTGTGAATCCTGTGAACAAGGAGCAATGGATTACACAGTCACTTATGGCTTCATCTATAAGATGTTAAAGAATACACTAGAGATACTGCACAGTAAAAATGCGTAA
- a CDS encoding radical SAM protein, which yields MERKLQRIKRRYLALKRQILTTLATGGIKHAINYLYFKMLTTSKNSILLKWLYSVAPYPICVEIETTTRCHMKCIMCEHTYWNEPARDMSFEEFKAIVDQFPRLKWIGLTGIGESFLNKDFMKMLRYLKSKSVYIEIYDTFYLVDKKIAEELINLRIDRILPSIDGATKETYERIRVGSNFERVIENVRYLSQLKNRKSLVYPDICFHYIVTKINLHEMLPYIELVHTIVKDMEVSIQFTRALHSFEEIEDLFIEIPPEVITAVEKKAKELGIHLIWNIDVSQDKLPIYRCTAWIEPFIFATGHVIPCCAGNEANRREFQKKYSLGNVFEQSFREIWKGKEYRNFRKMLSKNKVPIQCKNCSCYDTRGR from the coding sequence ATGGAGAGAAAATTACAGAGAATAAAGAGAAGGTATTTAGCTCTAAAAAGGCAGATTCTTACTACTTTAGCAACCGGTGGAATTAAGCATGCCATTAATTATCTTTACTTTAAAATGCTTACTACAAGTAAAAATTCTATTTTACTCAAATGGTTGTATTCGGTAGCTCCTTATCCAATCTGCGTAGAGATAGAGACTACTACCAGATGTCATATGAAATGCATAATGTGTGAACATACTTATTGGAACGAGCCAGCAAGAGATATGTCATTTGAAGAATTTAAAGCAATTGTAGACCAATTCCCAAGGCTAAAGTGGATAGGACTCACAGGCATAGGGGAGAGTTTTCTTAACAAGGATTTTATGAAGATGTTGCGATATCTTAAATCTAAAAGTGTGTATATAGAGATTTACGATACTTTTTATCTTGTAGATAAAAAAATTGCTGAAGAGCTGATAAATTTAAGAATAGATAGAATTTTGCCCTCTATAGATGGAGCAACTAAAGAAACATACGAAAGAATAAGAGTTGGTTCCAATTTTGAGAGAGTTATAGAAAATGTACGCTATCTATCTCAACTGAAAAATAGGAAAAGTCTGGTTTATCCTGATATTTGCTTTCATTATATAGTTACTAAAATAAATCTGCACGAGATGCTTCCTTATATTGAGTTAGTCCATACTATTGTAAAGGATATGGAGGTGAGTATTCAATTTACCAGAGCACTACATAGTTTTGAGGAAATTGAGGATTTATTCATTGAAATACCGCCAGAGGTTATTACGGCAGTGGAGAAAAAGGCGAAAGAGTTAGGTATTCACTTGATATGGAACATAGATGTGTCTCAAGATAAACTTCCCATTTATAGATGCACTGCATGGATTGAGCCTTTTATATTTGCTACTGGACATGTTATTCCCTGTTGTGCCGGAAATGAGGCAAATCGCCGTGAGTTCCAGAAAAAATATAGTTTGGGAAATGTGTTTGAGCAGAGTTTTAGAGAAATATGGAAAGGAAAGGAATATAGAAATTTTAGAAAGATGTTAAGCAAAAATAAAGTTCCTATCCAATGCAAGAACTGTAGTTGTTATGACACCAGAGGTAGATAA
- a CDS encoding NAD-dependent epimerase/dehydratase family protein: MKVLVTGGCGFLGSHICEFYVKKGVEVVSYDNMTKYELQRTGYATEEARNYTWNYLKNIGVKVVKADVRNFEELIDNAQGCDYIIHTAAQPAMTISWEDPRLDVTTNVMGSFNVLETAKMLKIPVASCATIHVYGNKINQTLSESDTRYVREPEAIDESYPTLEGTLTPLHASKAAGDIYVKVYIDTYGVEAASFRLTGIYGIRQFGGEDHGWVANFAIRSVLNWPITIYGSGKQVRDIIYATDVCRAFDAFYHSRKPGIYNIGGGTETAISLLECIDIIAEIKGKKPEVKFGPDRLGDLRYFICDITKAQKELNWKPLIMPKQGIRTLIEWIEENKKLFSKGGN, translated from the coding sequence ATGAAAGTGTTAGTTACAGGAGGGTGTGGTTTTTTAGGGTCACATATTTGTGAATTTTATGTCAAAAAAGGAGTTGAAGTAGTATCTTACGATAACATGACAAAATATGAACTGCAGCGAACTGGCTATGCAACTGAGGAAGCACGGAACTACACTTGGAACTATCTAAAGAATATTGGAGTAAAGGTAGTTAAAGCGGATGTTAGGAATTTTGAAGAATTAATTGATAATGCTCAGGGATGTGATTACATAATACACACTGCAGCACAGCCAGCTATGACAATTAGTTGGGAAGACCCCCGATTAGATGTTACCACAAATGTTATGGGTAGTTTTAATGTTCTGGAAACAGCTAAAATGCTTAAGATACCTGTAGCGTCATGCGCAACAATTCATGTCTATGGGAATAAAATTAATCAAACATTGAGTGAAAGTGATACACGGTATGTTAGAGAGCCAGAAGCAATTGATGAAAGTTATCCTACATTAGAGGGGACTTTAACGCCTTTACATGCTTCAAAAGCTGCGGGAGATATATATGTCAAAGTTTATATAGATACTTATGGAGTTGAGGCGGCAAGTTTCCGACTCACTGGAATCTATGGGATTAGGCAATTTGGGGGCGAGGACCACGGGTGGGTGGCTAACTTTGCAATACGTAGTGTGTTAAATTGGCCGATAACTATTTATGGCTCAGGTAAGCAGGTTAGAGATATTATTTATGCTACTGATGTTTGCCGGGCGTTTGATGCCTTCTACCATTCGCGAAAACCAGGAATATACAACATTGGAGGAGGCACGGAAACTGCTATATCTTTATTAGAATGTATAGATATCATAGCTGAAATTAAAGGGAAAAAGCCTGAAGTTAAATTTGGGCCTGATAGGCTTGGGGATTTAAGATATTTTATATGTGATATAACTAAAGCACAAAAAGAGCTTAATTGGAAACCGCTTATTATGCCAAAACAAGGAATTAGAACACTTATTGAGTGGATAGAAGAAAATAAAAAATTGTTCAGTAAAGGGGGTAATTAA
- a CDS encoding nucleotidyltransferase family protein encodes MKALILAGGRGKRLKEITNSVNKCMLELGGKPVIEYNIDRAAEIVDISEIVIVVGHRAEDIINRYGTEYNGKKIKYVLQWEQKGLVHAIECSKHAIGEDDFFLLLGDEVLINSRHKEMLDKFKDEDLFGVCGVMIQKDKSKISRTYTVLVDDNGRIFRLIEKPKKVLNDFQGTGHCIFKNEILSYIERTPIHPERGEKELPDLIQCAVDNGQLVKIFDICDKYTNINSEEDIIVAEKLFG; translated from the coding sequence ATGAAAGCATTAATTCTTGCTGGCGGAAGAGGAAAAAGATTAAAAGAGATAACCAACTCAGTAAATAAATGCATGCTTGAACTTGGCGGTAAACCTGTGATTGAATATAACATTGACCGTGCCGCTGAGATAGTGGATATAAGCGAAATCGTAATTGTGGTTGGGCATAGAGCAGAAGATATAATAAACAGATATGGGACAGAGTATAATGGGAAAAAGATAAAGTATGTGCTCCAATGGGAACAAAAAGGGTTGGTTCATGCAATTGAATGCAGTAAGCATGCGATAGGTGAGGACGATTTTTTCTTGTTGTTAGGAGATGAAGTATTGATAAATAGTAGGCATAAAGAAATGTTAGATAAGTTTAAGGATGAAGATTTGTTCGGAGTCTGTGGCGTCATGATACAAAAAGACAAAAGTAAGATAAGCAGAACATATACCGTGTTAGTGGATGATAATGGCAGAATTTTTAGATTAATAGAAAAGCCAAAGAAAGTATTGAACGATTTTCAAGGGACAGGACATTGTATATTCAAGAATGAGATTCTATCTTATATAGAGAGGACACCGATACATCCGGAAAGAGGAGAAAAAGAGCTCCCTGATTTGATACAATGCGCAGTTGATAATGGACAATTAGTGAAAATTTTTGATATTTGTGATAAATACACCAATATAAATTCAGAAGAAGATATTATAGTGGCTGAGAAACTTTTTGGATGA
- a CDS encoding glycosyltransferase family 4 protein: MKVGIVSDHLPGYHKIWSGAELIAVTLSDILKSVNCEIFFLTSSFDYTKNKQGNLVYEINTPLKKYEAVVSNFPLDVCAIINLYGILKKTKPDIVHINGKYLYLPTIITCLMLKIPIVYTVADYFIFCPRTFIRKPNGDNCSTYHGAECYQCVSEMKQGILKTITYITPNILLKTFFLIRAKVFDYFNQKVDCFVALSKPSRQRLIDYGIKPERVKVIYHYKLAKLGETKEDIKGPAVGFAGWISVENGVDILVDAFLDVLGLIPEAKLYLIGTGKEAFVKNLKDKVVQNNAQDSIFFLGKKNNPETLSIISKCNVVVVPHQWPKEFGPLILIEALAVGRPVITSKIGATDEFIESRENGFLIDDFKNYKKFAEKIQYLLTNPEIAERMGKKGKSKVRFIFENYSSYELLNLYTNLSICKK, from the coding sequence ATGAAGGTTGGGATTGTTTCAGACCATCTCCCCGGGTACCATAAAATTTGGAGTGGCGCTGAGCTCATTGCTGTTACTCTTTCAGATATACTTAAAAGTGTAAATTGTGAGATTTTTTTTTTGACCTCCTCTTTTGACTATACCAAAAACAAACAAGGTAACTTAGTTTATGAAATAAACACCCCTTTAAAGAAGTATGAAGCTGTAGTTTCAAACTTTCCTTTAGATGTCTGTGCCATAATCAACCTTTATGGAATTTTAAAGAAAACCAAACCAGATATTGTCCACATCAATGGCAAATATCTATACTTGCCTACAATTATTACTTGTTTGATGCTTAAAATACCAATAGTTTATACAGTGGCAGATTATTTTATATTTTGCCCTCGGACTTTTATAAGAAAGCCTAACGGTGATAATTGCTCAACCTACCATGGGGCAGAATGTTACCAATGCGTATCAGAAATGAAACAGGGTATTTTAAAAACTATAACTTATATTACGCCAAATATTTTATTGAAAACTTTTTTTTTGATTAGAGCTAAGGTATTTGATTATTTTAACCAAAAGGTGGATTGTTTTGTTGCCCTATCAAAACCTTCTCGGCAGAGGCTAATAGATTATGGGATTAAACCGGAAAGGGTGAAAGTAATTTATCATTATAAATTAGCTAAATTAGGTGAAACAAAAGAAGATATAAAAGGGCCAGCAGTAGGTTTTGCGGGATGGATTTCGGTAGAAAATGGGGTAGATATTTTGGTTGATGCATTCTTGGATGTATTGGGTTTAATCCCAGAGGCAAAATTATATTTAATAGGGACAGGAAAAGAAGCATTTGTCAAGAATTTAAAAGATAAAGTTGTGCAGAATAATGCACAAGATAGTATATTTTTCTTGGGTAAAAAAAATAATCCTGAAACACTGAGTATAATATCCAAATGTAATGTTGTAGTTGTACCACATCAATGGCCGAAAGAATTTGGACCGCTTATCCTGATTGAGGCATTAGCAGTTGGTAGACCAGTTATAACTAGTAAAATTGGAGCAACAGATGAATTTATAGAAAGTAGAGAAAATGGGTTTTTGATAGATGACTTTAAAAATTATAAAAAATTTGCCGAAAAAATACAATATCTATTAACCAATCCAGAAATAGCTGAGAGGATGGGGAAAAAGGGAAAAAGTAAAGTAAGATTTATTTTTGAGAATTATTCTTCTTATGAATTACTAAATTTATATACTAACTTGTCAATTTGCAAGAAGTAA
- a CDS encoding oligosaccharide flippase family protein: MPQGVKKGALFSFIGLGGSGSVLFIFNVIAARTLGPANFGVFNILYSLIGPIATLLASGAADGIIRFSAAAEAMGEKAKISNAIRNGSLLTMALFIVFLVFALSTRNFIQTKYLDNKPAFFSIFILSVLFCSIIFLLRGIFQGLREFKYYSLSTLSEPLTRLIFLLLLVNILHFGITGACGSLLIGYFISLIPTACLCLTLRDRFTGDNKEAKNESQKEFFSFAALATFIHFFRIFILRSGPIFLKMLGGTDANLLTGLYSSALVLLNSLHILFTALSTAIFPNLTRVEVLKEEGIKKRYIKKAILLATGLASLMIILFSFLGAWILKVIYGKEFILSRLDLFLISSMMGFYFIAELLNYIFLAKLLTKEAFIIWSVSFLFLILFIYLSNLPPLLRVELGLCIASFLNFIFMFTKLIIIKK, encoded by the coding sequence ATGCCTCAAGGAGTTAAGAAAGGTGCTCTTTTCTCGTTCATTGGATTAGGTGGGTCCGGTTCAGTATTATTTATCTTTAATGTAATAGCGGCACGAACTTTAGGACCTGCTAATTTTGGTGTATTCAATATTCTATACTCACTTATCGGTCCAATTGCTACATTATTGGCATCAGGTGCTGCAGATGGAATTATAAGATTCAGTGCCGCTGCCGAGGCAATGGGAGAAAAAGCTAAGATAAGCAATGCTATAAGAAATGGCAGTCTTTTAACCATGGCATTGTTTATCGTATTCCTTGTTTTTGCCTTGAGCACAAGAAACTTTATTCAGACTAAATACTTAGATAATAAACCCGCCTTTTTTTCAATTTTTATTCTCAGTGTCTTATTCTGCTCAATAATCTTTCTCTTACGAGGCATATTTCAGGGCTTGAGAGAATTCAAGTACTATTCTTTATCCACACTTTCTGAGCCCCTTACCAGGCTGATATTTCTTCTCCTACTTGTCAACATTTTACACTTCGGAATTACAGGAGCCTGTGGTAGCCTTCTAATAGGTTATTTTATCTCCCTTATACCCACAGCTTGCTTATGTCTGACATTGAGGGACAGGTTTACAGGAGACAACAAGGAAGCAAAAAATGAAAGTCAAAAAGAGTTCTTCTCTTTTGCTGCTCTAGCCACTTTTATTCATTTCTTTCGGATATTCATTCTAAGGTCGGGTCCTATTTTTCTTAAAATGTTAGGTGGTACAGATGCAAACCTTTTAACCGGCTTATATAGTTCCGCATTGGTGTTACTAAACTCACTCCATATACTATTCACCGCTCTTTCCACCGCTATATTCCCTAACTTGACCAGAGTAGAGGTATTGAAAGAAGAAGGTATCAAGAAAAGATACATCAAAAAGGCAATACTTCTTGCTACGGGATTAGCATCTCTTATGATTATACTTTTCTCTTTTTTAGGAGCTTGGATATTAAAAGTAATTTATGGAAAAGAGTTTATTTTAAGCAGGTTAGATTTGTTTCTTATTTCAAGTATGATGGGCTTCTATTTCATTGCAGAACTATTAAATTATATTTTTCTTGCAAAATTACTTACTAAAGAGGCTTTTATAATATGGAGCGTCTCTTTCCTATTTCTTATTTTATTTATATATTTAAGCAATTTACCTCCACTTCTAAGGGTAGAATTAGGACTTTGCATAGCATCATTCTTAAACTTTATCTTTATGTTTACTAAGCTCATAATTATAAAAAAGTAG